The sequence below is a genomic window from Arthrobacter sp. U41.
TCCACCTGCTCTCCCTCGAAGGCGTCGGCAAGCACTACGGCAACATCATCGCCCTGTCCGACGTCACGATGGCCGTGGACAACGGCCGCGTCACCTGCGTCCTGGGCGACAACGGCGCCGGCAAGTCCACGCTGATCAAGATCATCGCGGGCCTGCACCAGCACGACGCCGGGGTCCTGAACATCATGGGCGAGGAACGCGAATTCGCATCGCCCCGGGACGCACTGGACGTCGGCATCGCCACCGTCTACCAGGACCTCGCGGTGGTGCCCCTGATGCCGATCTGGCGCAACTTCTTCCTCGGCTCGGAACTGACCTCCGGCTTCGGCCCGTTCAAGAGCATGGACGTCGAGAAGATGAAGGACATCACGCTCAAGGAACTCGCCGCGATGGGCATCGACCTCCGCGACGTCGAACAGCCCATCGGCCAGCTCTCCGGCGGTGAACGCCAGTGCGTCGCGATCGCCCGCGCCGTGTACTTCGGCGCGAAAGTCCTGATCCTGGACGAACCCACCGCCGCCCTGGGCGTGAAGCAGTCCGGCGTGGTCCTGCGCTACATCCTGCAGGCCCGCGACCGCGGCCTCGGCGTCATCTTCATCACCCACAACCCGCACCACGCCTTCCCCGTCGGCGACCGGTTCCTGCTGCTCAAACGCGGCAAGTCAATCGGCTACTACGACAAAAAAGACATCACCCTCGACGAACTCACCGCCCAAATGGCCGGCGGCGCCGAACTCGCCGAACTCGCCCACGAACTCGAACAACTCGGCGGCCACGGCGACATCGTCAAGGAAGTCCAGGGCGAAGCGGCCGAGGTGGCCCAGACCACCGGTAAGTCCTACTAACACCAAGGGAGAGCAGGGCCCGCCCGCGTGGGCCTGGCCCTGCTTCTTCGTACGCCGGTCGAGTCCAGGCCGGGAAACCGCCTTTCGCACAGCACAGGCCCCACGCCCAGCTGTTGTGAATATGTCTGAAAGGACGAGCCAGTGGCTTACCTGAATCGAGAGTCAACGAATGTTCCCCTGCCCGTGCGCATCGGACTTATCGGCTCCGGCTGGATGGGAGCTTTCCACGCCGAGAGCATCGCCCGCCGGGTTCCGGGCGCCGAGCTCGCGGCTATCGCTGATCCCAATGTGGAGTCCGCCGCAGCCCTGGCAACCGTCCTGGGCGCCGGCAAGGTGACGGCCGACGCCGCCGACATCCTCGCTGACCCCGAGATCGACGCCGTGATCATTGCGAGCCCGGCTCGTTTCCACTCGTCCCTCATCGCCCAGGCGGCCGCCGCCGGGAAGCACGTGTTCTGCGAGAAACCGGCCGGACTGGGGCTCGACGAACTCGACGCCGCCCTGGCCGCCGTGGAGGCGGCCGGGGTGCACTTCCAGATCGGGTTCAACCGCCGGTATGCGGCGGATTTCCAGGCCGCCAAAAAGGACCTCGCCGCCGGTACCGTCGGGACGCCGCAACTGCTGCGCTCCCTGACCCGGGACCCGGGCACGGGAAGCATTCCGCACGCGGCCAGGGTCCCGGCCTGGACCGTCTTCCTGGAAACCCTGATCCACGACTTCGACACCCTGAACTGGTTCAACGAAGGCGCCGAACCGGTGGAGGTCTACGCCATTGCCGATGCGCTGGTGGAACCCGGGCTGCGTGACCAGGGCTTCCTGGACACCGCGGTTGTGACCATCCGCTACAGCAACGGCGCCATCGCGGTGGCCGAGGCGAACTTCAGCGCCCTCTACGGCTACGACATCCGCGGGGAGGTCTTCGGCTCCAAGGGCATGGTGCAGGCCGGACGGGCCACGGAAACCGCCGCCCGCCGGTTCACCGCCGAAGGGATATCGGCCGACACTCCCCGGCTGAACGTCGAGCTCTTCCGCCAGGCCTACACGGACGAACTCGTCGACTTTGCCGACGCCGTGCGCGCCCGGCGTGACGGCACGACGCCGCCGTCGGTCGCCTACTCGCTCACTCCCGGGGCCGCGGACGCCCGGCGCGCGCTGGCCATGGCGCTTGCGTGCATCGAGTCGGTCAAGCGCGGGACTGGGGTTGCCGTCAACACAGCGGCCGTCAGCGAGAGGGCAGTCCTCTGATGCGGCTGGCTGTCTGCGCGGAGATGGTCTTCACCGACCTTCCGTTCACCGAGCGGGTGCGCCGGATCCACGAG
It includes:
- a CDS encoding Gfo/Idh/MocA family oxidoreductase, producing the protein MAYLNRESTNVPLPVRIGLIGSGWMGAFHAESIARRVPGAELAAIADPNVESAAALATVLGAGKVTADAADILADPEIDAVIIASPARFHSSLIAQAAAAGKHVFCEKPAGLGLDELDAALAAVEAAGVHFQIGFNRRYAADFQAAKKDLAAGTVGTPQLLRSLTRDPGTGSIPHAARVPAWTVFLETLIHDFDTLNWFNEGAEPVEVYAIADALVEPGLRDQGFLDTAVVTIRYSNGAIAVAEANFSALYGYDIRGEVFGSKGMVQAGRATETAARRFTAEGISADTPRLNVELFRQAYTDELVDFADAVRARRDGTTPPSVAYSLTPGAADARRALAMALACIESVKRGTGVAVNTAAVSERAVL
- a CDS encoding ATP-binding cassette domain-containing protein, whose amino-acid sequence is MNANEIDQQTLLQNEKDPLTHTPVHLLSLEGVGKHYGNIIALSDVTMAVDNGRVTCVLGDNGAGKSTLIKIIAGLHQHDAGVLNIMGEEREFASPRDALDVGIATVYQDLAVVPLMPIWRNFFLGSELTSGFGPFKSMDVEKMKDITLKELAAMGIDLRDVEQPIGQLSGGERQCVAIARAVYFGAKVLILDEPTAALGVKQSGVVLRYILQARDRGLGVIFITHNPHHAFPVGDRFLLLKRGKSIGYYDKKDITLDELTAQMAGGAELAELAHELEQLGGHGDIVKEVQGEAAEVAQTTGKSY